A DNA window from Engystomops pustulosus chromosome 6, aEngPut4.maternal, whole genome shotgun sequence contains the following coding sequences:
- the PI4K2B gene encoding phosphatidylinositol 4-kinase type 2-beta, translated as MAEEKQPEERAASPPLLVFLEASVEGEEAALTPVTTQTGRAAPGSAVRFFPGQEEDAGEEEPLLKKSGVTSPKPGRKGRARLSSSSDRDSLLNSGGHGGHEDLNVILDDIEFADIIHRAEQAIDSGVFPERISQGSSGSYFVKDQKEKIIGVFKPKSEEPYGHLNPKWTKYFHKVCCPCCFGRGCLVPNQGYLSEAGAYLVDEKLGLGVVPKTKVVWLVSETFNYSAIDRAKSRGKKYALEKVPKVGRKFHRIGLPPKVGSFQLFVDGYKEADHWLRRFETEPLPENIRKQLQSQFERLVILDYVIRNTDRGNDNWLIRYESQEDYIEGSEKASDDLISKDWTDKEPIIQIAAIDNGLAFPFKHPDEWRAYPFLWAWLPQAKVPFSQETRDLILPRISDMNFVQDLCEDLYELFKTDKGFDKATFEKQMSVMRGQILNLTQALKDEKTPIQLVQMPKVVVERSRSGSQGRIVHLSNAFTQTFHCRKPFFSSW; from the exons ATGGCGGAGGAGAAGCAGCCGGAAGAGCGGGCGGCTTCCCCGCCGTTGCTGGTGTTTCTGGAGGCTTCTGTGGAGGGTGAGGAGGCGGCACTTACTCCAGTAACTACACAGACGGGCAGAGCCGCACCGGGAAGTGCTGTGCGGTTTTTCCCTGGCCAGGAAGAAGACGCAGGGGAAGAAGAACCGCTCCTCAAGAAGTCTGGGGTCACCTCACCTAAGCCCGGGAGGAAGGGGAGAGcgcggctcagctcctcctcggACCGGGACAGCCTGCTCAACAGTGGCG GTCACGGGGGCCACGAGGATCTGAACGTCATTCTGGATGATATAGAATTTGCTGATATCATTCACAGAGCGGAGCAGGCCATCGACAGCGGAGTCTTTCCAGAAAGGATATCCCAGGGCTCGAGCGGAAGCTACTTTGTGAAAGATCAGAAGGAG AAAATCATTGGAGTATTTAAACCAAAATCCGAAGAGCCTTACGGGCACCTTAACCCAAAATGGACCAAATATTTTCACAaagtctgctgcccctgctgcttTGGACGCGGTTGCCTTGTTCCCAACCAGGGATACTTATCCGAAGCTGGAGCGTATTTAGTGGATGAGAAACTTGGATTAGGAGTTGTACCCAAAACCAAG GTAGTCTGGCTTGTCAGCGAAACCTTCAACTACAGTGCAATAGATCGCGCCAAATCGAGAGGCAAGAAATACGCTTTAGAAAAAGTGCCAAAAGTGGGTCGCAAGTTTCACCGTATAGGTTTACCGCCCAAG GTCGGATCCTTCCAGCTTTTTGTGGATGGGTATAAGGAGGCGGATCACTGGCTCAGGAGGTTCGAAACAGAGCCTTTACCTGAGAACATAAGAAAGCAGCTGCAGTCTCAGTTTGAGAGACTTGTTATATTAGACTACGTCATTAGGAATACCG ACCGAGGGAACGACAACTGGTTAATCCGATATGAAAGCCAAGAAGATTACATAGAAGGGTCTGAGAAGGCCAGCGATGACCTCATATCCAAG GACTGGACCGATAAAGAGCCAATTATTCAGATCGCTGCGATTGACAATGGGCTGGCGTTTCCCTTTAAACATCCTGATGAGTGGAGAGCGT ATCCATTTCTCTGGGCCTGGCTCCCTCAAGCTAAGGTTCCCTTTAGCCAGGAAACCCGAGACCTGATCCTTCCGCGGATCTCTGATATGAACTTTGTGCAGGACCTCTGCGAAGATCTCTACGAGCTGTTCAAG ACCGATAAGGGGTTTGACAAGGCGACGTTCGAGAAGCAGATGTCTGTAATGAGAGGACAG ATCCTGAATCTGACTCAAGCTCTGAAGGATGAGAAGACTCCCATCCAGCTGGTGCAGATGCCCAAAGTGGTGGTGGAGCGAAGCCGTAGCGGGAGCCAGGGCCGGATCGTTCACCTGAGCAACGCCTTCACACAGACTTTCCACTGCAGGAAGCCCTTCTTCTCCTCCTGGTAG